Proteins encoded in a region of the Eulemur rufifrons isolate Redbay chromosome 15, OSU_ERuf_1, whole genome shotgun sequence genome:
- the GPR63 gene encoding probable G-protein coupled receptor 63, whose amino-acid sequence MVFSALLTASHTGASNTTFVVFENTYMNITVPPPFQHPDISPLLRYSFETMAPTGLSPLTANSTAMTPTPAVFESLNLPLQIILSAIMIFILFVSFLGNLVVCLMVYQKAAMRSAINILLASLAFADMLLAVLNMPFALVTILTTRWIFGKFFCRVSAMFFWLFVIEGVAILLIISIDRFLIIVQRQDKLNPYRAKVLIAVSWATSFCVAFPLAVGNPDLQIPSRAPQCVFGYTTNPGYQAYVILISLISFFIPFLVILYSFMGILNTLRHNALRIHSYPEGICLTQASKLGLMSLQRPFQVSIDMGFKTRAFTTILILFAVFIVCWAPFTTYSLVATFSKHFYYKHNFFEISTWLLWLCYLKSALNPLIYYWRIKKFHDACLDMMPKSFKFLPQLPGHTKRRIRPSAVYVCGEHRTVV is encoded by the coding sequence ATGGTCTTCTCAGCATTGTTGACTGCGTCCCATACTGGGGCATCCAACACGACGTTTGTAGTCTTTGAAAACACCTACATGAATATTACTGTCCCTCCACCATTCCAGCATCCCGACATCAGTCCGCTGCTTCGATATAGTTTTGAAACCATGGCTCCCACTGGTTTGAGTCCCTTGACAGCGAATAGCACAGCTATGACCCCAACACCAGCAGTTTTTGAGAGCCTAAACCTCCCCCTCCAGATCATCCTTTCTGCTATAATGATATTtattctgtttgtgtcttttcttgGGAACTTGGTAGTTTGCCTCATGGTTTACCAAAAAGCTGCCATGCGATCCGCAATTAACATCCTCCTTGCCAGCCTGGCTTTTGCAGACATGCTGCTTGCAGTGCTGAACATGCCCTTTGCCCTGGTAACTATTCTTACTACCAGATGGATTTTTGGGAAATTCTTCTGTAGAGTATCTGCTATGTTTTTCTGGTTGTTTGTGATAGAGGGAGTGGCCATCCTGCTCATCATTAGCATCGATAGGTTTCTTATTATAGTTCAGAGGCAGGATAAGCTAAATCCATATAGGGCTAAGGTTCTGATTGCAGTTTCTTGGGCAACTTCCTTTTGTGTAGCTTTCCCTTTGGCTGTAGGAAACCCTGACCTGCAGATACCTTCCAGAGCCCCCCAGTGTGTGTTTGGGTACACAACCAATCCAGGCTACCAGGCTTATGTGATTttgatttctctcatttctttcttcatacCCTTCCTGGTAATACTGTATTCGTTTATGGGCATACTCAACACCCTTCGGCACAATGCCTTGAGGATCCATAGCTACCCTGAAGGTATATGCCTAACCCAGGCCAGCAAACTGGGTCTCATGAGTCTGCAGAGACCCTTCCAGGTGAGCATTGACATGGGCTTTAAAACACGTGCCTTCACCACCATTTTGATTCTCTTTGCTGTCTTCATTGTCTGCTGGGCCCCGTTCACCACTTACAGCCTTGTGGCAACGTTCAGTAAGCACTTTTACTATAAGCACAACTTTTTTGAGATTAGCACCTGGCTACTCTGGCTCTGCTACCTCAAGTCTGCATTGAACCCACTGATCTACTACTGGAGAATTAAGAAATTCCATGACGCTTGCCTGGACATGATGCCTAAGTCCTTCAAGTTTTTGCCGCAGCTCCCTGGCCACACAAAGCGACGGATACGCCCCAGTGCCGTCTACGTGTGTGGGGAACATCGGACGGTGGTGTGA